ACATATCCACATCCATTCAGTTTTGAACTaagtttatgaaaaataataatataaaatacatatcaaaatataaataatcaaatttataaaaataataatttaaaatataaataatttaatttatacaaataataatttatatatatatataatgaattcaaatgtaataaaaaaaatttaaaaaactgaattttaatagtaaattaggttagtttgagaatgaatgaacaaaatatgttaatttgaaaaattcaacAATAAACATGTTAATTTGGGAAATAGTTCGTGTCAACCAGCCTAAATTCTAGAAGTGAATGGTTGTGTTCGGTAGCTATGAATTTTGAATTAGAATTGGGGTCTAATTCCAATTTCGAGGTTTGacaaaaacatttataattaataattagaattagaattagaattagaattagaatttcaatagAATTCAATGCtgtttttataattctcaattttattatttttatcttaaaattgtaattataatttattttttaaacaaaaatatattattattattttatcatttacaagaatcaataattatttttttttgaattatataatattgaaccgatatatttttttaaaatttagtaagttaaaattttgaactaatatttttattttgaatttagaaaattaaatgtaaaaccaatcttttgtgttttttttaattttttaagttaaccTATTTAACTGATactgatattgtttttatatagtAAATTAACATTTCGAacccatatttttttttctcataatcGACATTTAAACAAAACTCTGGATACTTGAACTATCTTAATATCTTAATAAGTTGTGTcaaacaaatatcttaataatatagataatatatatttaaatcattttaattttacattataactaaattataattgaatccTGTCCACTCATCGaaacactaaaaaaaaattatggcataaaaaaactaatttaaaaaaaaaaaagatccatgtatattaaaaattcaaaaaactatttaagtacaatgaaaaaacatgacattaaaagaggaaaataaaaaataagatataagaaaaaatgataCTCAATAAGTTATGAAGCTCGTAAATTTTAGAGAAAAACTATTAATTCTTTTACAGATTCGACTGACTTTCTTAAACGaacttaaaaaatcattataataatagtattatgaatgatacgcatcgaaCGACTATGATCATTGAAAgttcacaaaaaaaataattgggatgatatCTCAACTATGTAGGTCTACCATATGAGtcacatcaatccaaacttctcaACAACTACCCAAAAATTCggacatcacccaatgaatctcaATTATACTCCACAAAAAactccaaatactagtcacccatcgacaatgcaaaagtaagtgaattTCCGATTCAACCTCTTCGTGGCACACATACGACTAatcataatacaattttttttcatgcacatattatCTGTTAGAATTTCACCATAAATAACGCTCCATTCAAAGAATGAGATCTTGGATGGAATTTTTTACTCCCAAAAttttccaacaaaaattatatgaaattaatttaacGAACAACTTATAGCAATGCCCCacattaaaactatatatatattgtgaacGCATAACGTTTTGTTTAAACGGTAACACTTTTTTGCATCTTACCAAAATGTAACTTTATTATGGGACGATATCtacataatgtttaatctcattttatatctaatttaCCAACAAAATCACTATACCAAAACATGTCATTAACTGCGTCATTTTtacatataacaatgaaaacaaACTCATGATACGTCGTAACTAAACTTTTAACTCTACGCCAAATGTTGTCCCAAAATTTATTCGAAGAATCATCCACTAAACCTAGACTCCTCGCacaaaaatttaatgttaaataaataatgggATAAATAAACCTTTTTTTTCGAAAATTCTGTTTGTAGCTTTACTTTGTTCATTCTCTCACAAAACATCCATGGCTTCACTGAGGTTAGTGAGCTTCAAAGCACTATACAGGTCGTCTTCATCACTCTGCAATCTCACACATTCACCGTCCTTCGCAGTCCGTGCTTTCTCCGCCATCTTCTCGCCATCCTCCACTGCCATCGTTTATACTCAGCACGGCCCTCCAGATTCCGTCACCAGGTTCGCTAGATTTTCTCTCTCGCTTGTCGAATTGATTTCTCATGTTCGAAATCCATTTTCTTCAGGATCCAATTTCTCACCCAAAATAGACATTTCTTATGATTTCTAGTTGTTGAATCATTTGCAGAATCATAGAACTTGCACCAGTTCAGCTCAAGGAAAATGATGTCTGCGTGAAAATGATCGCCGCTCCAATAAATCCTTCTGATATCAATAGGATAGAAGgttaattttacaaaatgtCCATGTCTATGTCTTCTTTGTGTAATGATTAGGACTATTAATTCAAGGACTCTAAACTTGTTGAGAATTAGCCAAATAATTCATTACTATCAATAAACTGTCTTCTCCTCCTAAGGCTCTGTTGTAATCTTTTCATGCCTTTATGTGAACCTCAGTTCTGTTGGACCTTATTGTGTATGTTCAAAAGCCATGATGTTTGAATACTCCCATGTGAACTCATGCAGGTGTTTACCCTGTAAGGCCAGATGTTCCAGCAGTAGGAGGTTATGAAGGGGTTGGAGAGGTGCACTGTTTAGGTTCTGCAGTCAAAGGCCTTTCTCCTGGCGATATGGTCATCCCATCTCCACCTTCTTCTGGTATAGAATTGCCTAAATACCATGAGAATTTTATTTGAGTGGTTTTTTGCCTTTTGCATTTAGGATATTATATAAGCTTGGATGTGACATAACTCGTAACCATATTAGCAACACATTTTTGGATGGATACAATACGCTAGTTGTTattgttaaaacttaaaatggttGAATTTAATGTCGTCTGGATAAGATTTCTTCTGATTGTAGGATTTTATTATTTCCAGTCTTACCTTGTCAGCTCACAATTTGTACTCCATGTTAGGCAAAAAGGAACTCCTTCAAATTTTTCTCTGATTCagttaatttgattattagTATAGTGATGAAATTCCTTCTCAGGTACATGGCAAACATATGTTGTCAAAGATCAAAGCATGTGGCACAAAATTGATAAAGATACACCCATTGAATATGCTGCAACAATAACTATAAATCCCCTAACTGCATTAAGGATGCTTCAGGATTTTACCAATCTGAAATCAGgtttttattcatttcttcAAACTATTATCCACTATACTTGATTCTTTCCCCTCAACATACCTGATTTCCACTTCACAGGAGATTCTATTGTACAAAATGGAGCCACAAGCATTGTGGGGCAATGTGTCATTCAAATTGCTCGTATCCAAGGAATTCATAGTGTCAATATTATAAGGGACAGGTAATGTAGGAGATTCCACCATTCAACATCCTCATTTTCAGGTCATATCATCAACATTACAAGAGATGCACATTGATTTATCATCCATTTCGTATCTATATACTAAAGACTTGGTTTTATCTTTGAAATCAAGACCTGGATTTTGCAGCATAATTCTACTGGTGTATAGCAATAGCTTTCATTTTTCCTTGGTTTATCCTCCCCAAGATCTTTCGTCACCTATGTTAAACCTTTCTTGTATATGACATGAACTAGATAACTAGGCTAATTATATTCTACTGAGATCCttccatattttaatttttttccatattgcATTGTGGGATTTGTTCTCTTAATCCCATTATAAACCAAAGCTGAcatataaataagatatacaaaATCTAATTTGTCAATTTCCAAAAGAAAACGATCagggatttttttttctctgaAAATCCTATGTATTAGGTACTAGCTCCAACTCTAAATgtattaactaaaaaatttcAGTAAATTTATATGTTGTAAAAACACTTGCATCTCCTTGTTTGCAATCATGTATTGGGAACTTCTCAAATCCCTTTAAATTGGTATATGCAATAGAAGTTCCTGCAATGATGTCATTAATTATCTTGAATCTGTTCTTTCAGGGCTGGGTCTGATGTAGTTAAAGAGAAACTAAAGAAACTTGGAGCTAATGCTGTGTTCACTGAGAGTGAACTGGATGTAAAGAATGTTAAAGCTCTCTTGGTAATCAAATCATTTCAGTTATTGTCTGTTGTATAAGTATTTTTTGACTCCCATGACTAGCCTTTTCTGTTTTGTGTACTCATTTgacatttttgttttatttatgtgATAGAATAACATACCTGAACCTGCTCTTGGATTCAACTGTGTAGGAGGTACTGCAGCTAGTTTGGTCCTTAAATTCTTGAGGTATAGCACTAGGTCTCTAATTCCttagaaaattttgataaagATATGCATCATCATGCCATTGACATTCCCTTGTTTTCAGGCAGGAAGGCACGATGGTTACATATGGTGGAATGTCAAAGAAGCCAATAACTGTATCAACCTCATCCTTTATTTTCAAGGTATGCTAGGATTTGCTtctctgttttatttttttgctacAAACCAGTCATATAATTTATGTAAGTAAACTATTAAAAGATAGAATACAATCTAATACGTTTTTCTAGCCCATCCACATAGAAGATGAGTGACAAAAGATATAGTCATAAAGAAAACTAGAAggattatattaaaaaactaaaagttGTGCCAGTTTGGCTTTGATATGAAGGAATTTTCCTTGTTTAATATACTACGTGTTTAAGTAATGTATAGGAAAATACTTTTCCGTCCTTGGAAACTATCTTTATATTCAAGATAGAGCAAACATCTCGTTTAGTTGTCAAGATTGTCAACAAAACAGGTTACTGTAGAGTGATTTGTgtccaaaaatataaataaaggaaaTCTCGGAATCAACTGTAATTCAAGAAGTATTTTCATACTGATATTTACCAAAAACAAGCTCAAAGGGAAGATGTTTTTCCAAAATTTCCGCCTTTTCATCTCCCTCCCCCACTTCCTCTTCATCTCTTTGCCACGACTGGTGTAGGAGGTCGACTGACCTTGCCTCTACCTCGGCTGTTTAGAAAAAAAGGTTTTGCTAAAACGCAATCTTCTTACATTAGAGTGTTTTCAGCCTTCTAGTTTTATATCATATCTCCTGTATACTTAACTATTCCTCTGTTTTCAGGATCTTTCCTTGAGGGGATTCTGGTTACAGAAATGGATGACCTCCGATAAATCAATGGAGTGCAGACCAATGATAGACTACCTTCTAGGCCTAACAAGGGAGGGAAAATTGAGCTACGAGTATATCTTTTCTTCATTCTTATCTTTAATaacttttaagttattttttgtCTGTTGGCTCGGGTTCGAGATGGGCTCATTTTATGACTTTTTTACTCAATTCCCCCTCACACCCAATAAATACTTTATTGTTTACACTATAATCGACAATTACTAACAgtttttattgtttatgttGCAGGATGGAATTGGTTCCTTTCAGCGATTTCTCCACAGCATTAG
The sequence above is drawn from the Impatiens glandulifera unplaced genomic scaffold, dImpGla2.1, whole genome shotgun sequence genome and encodes:
- the LOC124917751 gene encoding enoyl-[acyl-carrier-protein] reductase, mitochondrial-like, encoding MASLRLVSFKALYRSSSSLCNLTHSPSFAVRAFSAIFSPSSTAIVYTQHGPPDSVTRIIELAPVQLKENDVCVKMIAAPINPSDINRIEGVYPVRPDVPAVGGYEGVGEVHCLGSAVKGLSPGDMVIPSPPSSGTWQTYVVKDQSMWHKIDKDTPIEYAATITINPLTALRMLQDFTNLKSGDSIVQNGATSIVGQCVIQIARIQGIHSVNIIRDRAGSDVVKEKLKKLGANAVFTESELDVKNVKALLNNIPEPALGFNCVGGTAASLVLKFLRQEGTMVTYGGMSKKPITVSTSSFIFKDLSLRGFWLQKWMTSDKSMECRPMIDYLLGLTREGKLSYEMELVPFSDFSTALEKALGKHGSQPKQVMKF